The nucleotide window TGCGTTCTCAAACCTCGCACGTTTCGTGACTCGGCTAGAGGACTTTAATTACGACCGAACATGTGCATCGTATACACGTGTGGATATTGGCTGCCAGTCTGTTGCGTGTGGAAGTTGATTCGAGTCGGTCCATTAGCCGAAAGATCGTTCAAAATCCAAATCTACATGGTCAGATCCAAAATCGAGACTCTCGACATGAGAATCCAACTTGAATTTGTTTTCCATATCAATTTGACTTTGGATTAAgatgttagttagttagttagttccGTTCGTAATTAATGAATTACATTAAGAGTGCCTCTAACGAGATTAGTATATGTTCACGGTGGGAATTAGATGACCGAGTAAGTCCAAAGGCTGACTGCTGCAACCTCTTTTGAACCCCGTTTGCATCAGAGCACAGTCTCCTCGACGATGATTCCAGTATTCAATTTCAAGTCACACAAAATCTCTATCAAATGTTAGGTAAGGTTTGAAGTCTGAACTCATGTTTGTGCCACTTCCTTCTTGTGGCCGTCACCTGTCACCATTGGCTGAGTTGCCGCTCCATTGACCAAAACATGGCATCTCCTCCTCTGTTAGCAACCTCATATGCACTCCGAATGCAATTAAGTAGCTCATGGAAGTAATATAATACTTCAACAGTAACTCTAGTTTGACGCTTGTTGACATCTGTTCGAGAATGGAGTGAGTTGCAAGTAATGAATTAGTGGACTGAGATATCATGTCATGGTCAGTTACCAAGTCCACTTAGTAATCATAGTGACTGcatatttatctttttataagCGTCATTTGAGATTTCTAAAGGGATGACTCAGTGCACTTAAGTAGTATTGACTACATAATTATTTAGGTTCCACTGTTTTATGTCCACACCAAAATGTTGTCCAATCTGATCTCTAATCCAACCTCAAGTGTATTACCACTGAAACCTTTCCCAGGTGTTGTCGTTTTCTCGTACACAGGGACTTGTCACCCCGAAAAATATCTTGGGTGATTTTAGTGGAGTGAACGCGGGCGGCGACACGATGTGTCCTGTCGTCGTAGCATCAAACGACGCGGAGTCGAACGAAGAACGAAGCGAACTCGTGTCACCGCTTTCGATCATCTCTTAAGGCGCGACTATAGTTCCTCTTTCCCCGGCTTAATCGGGACACGAAGCGTGTGCCGCCGTGGAAGAAGGCTTCATTACCCCTCCCCTCCCCCCACCCCACGCCCCCCGCGTTCCGGTCTTCCTCCTACCAAGACACAACCAAAACAAGCAGCGATCTCCAGAGTGCCGCGGCGTCGATGGCGACGCGGTACCCCCGGATGCCCCCTGTCGGGAGGTCCTCCCGGTACGCGCTGATCCTGCGGCGCTCGTCACGGTGTCGGTGGTCCTATTCATGCTACTCGCTCGCGGAGTCTTCTCTCTTCCCGTGGATTCGAACGGCCCTACCAAGTCCGACCACCTCCTCCGTCGGTCTATCTACGAGGCGTACGTTCTTTGACTCGCCTCCAAGCTTTTGCTTtgggttattgttgttgttgttgtgcagTGGGATCGATAGAATTGGATGAATTTTCTCTCGGATCTTGCGGTTTCTTCGGTATTGATGGTGTATTCTGGTTTTGCAGCAAGGACGGGATGGGGGGGGGAAAGGCGATCAGTGGGCGGAGGTGCTCTCGTGGGAACCCAATGCGTTCAAATATCACAATTTCCTGGTGGGTGTCATTCATCCCCTTCTTTCCTTCATGGACGATGGTTTCTTGGCTCCTCTGTTAGATTTGCTAGAACGCATATTAAGATTTTATCGAAAGATTTAATCTatcgattattattatttaattcaaGAAGCAATGCGGTTTGCAATGGGGAAAAAAATGTAGATGGCGTAATCGATTATTTTCTtcgtaactttttttttcttgctgGAAGATCAGCTTTCTCCTATCTGTGTGACAAATGAGACAAAAAATGCCGCCATATAATGCCTATGTGGTGAGAGATTATCCTAATTTAGGTGTATCATTGCACAAACGAGTCATGCTCTCCTGGCCATATCTTGTCTTTAAAGTGACTTGTTTAAGTTTGTGAAACTTTTCTGGTCTGATGAAGAACTGCTGAGGGAATTAGGTTACACAGCTGAACGGGCCTTGTGATCTATTGGCCATGGTCAACTAGTTGTGCTTTGGTCTTGATCAATCTTCTTCCGAGGTTCCAAAAAATTAGATTTATCAACCCCAGGAATTATAGTAAAATTTGGCTCAATCGTCATCCATTTCTCTATCTTTATGGGACTCAAAACCCACATTTCTTTTTAGCTGAAATCCTAGTTTTGTTTTATAAGTATTAATGAGTTGTTTGTAAGATGAATTAGCTCAGATCAACCTTCTACATGGGTCCTTCCAGTCAGTAACATGCTTTGACTCATCATCCTGTAGCATTTGCCTCCAACAAGCTCATGTTTCTTATATGTATTGACTTAAGCTCTGAACTCTTGATTCCACCATCTTATGTCCAGCCGGTTGGCTTTTTGTTGAGAAAAGCTGAGTCCTGCTGGAGATTCATGTGCATGTCACAATAGGGAGTTTCTCGACATTGGTTTTTGAATCAATTTGTCCTTCCAATCTTTGTCATGCATAGAACCCTCTCCAGAGTCCAGACTGTATCTTTGCATCAGGTTCAGCATCATATTTACCTTATAAGGTACATTCCTCATCCTTTCTTATCTTTGTGACATGTTTCTTGCAAATTTTGCTTGATTTACAGAATTAAACTGTCCAGCATTTGTTATCAATAACTGTGTTTCACTTTTTGTTTCTTTTCCCTCACCCTAGGTATGCTCTCGTGATGATGCACAAAAACCAGATTTGAGTGATTTTAATTcaaagatttttcttttttgatcCTGTTAACGTTGCTATGGTGACCTCATATTGTTGGTGTTATGACTTCCTATCATAGATGAATCTTTTGCTTGAATGATATGTTCAAATATTTCTTCCTTTTCAGCAGTGCATATTCCAGGTCATGAGGGTTTGACACTTGACTTCCGTTCCTGTTTCTAAAATACTTGCAAATTTATTATGTGACATGCAAGGCTACAAAGTTGTTATTGTTCAtgagcattttttttattttcttcgacAAACTTAATGCCCACCTATGATTTGATTTCACAACAATTGTCTTTGTGGATGCCCAAGTGTTGTTTTCATTTAATACTCGGTGTTTAGTGATACTTTTGTTGAACACACACAAGTTCAGGGCAATCTGCTAGTGGGATATCTGGTTCTTATATCTTTCTCTTGATGCTTGAACTTGTTCTCATATGAAGCCCTAAGGATATTAAAAAACAAGAAAAGTGTTATATTTATTGATATCACAACTTTTACCTTGAAATTTAAAGAACCAGAACTTTGCAGGATGTGCAAATTATCTGCAAACTAATCTTAAATAAAAGCTCGAGTTGACATACTATCAATAAAATAACTTCAGTACTGTTATGCAAAACATATATAGATAATATTCTGTTGGTTAATTTCAGAATTTTCATACCATCTTTTATTGTATATTCTGGAGGTATCAACATTCCTCTACTTGAACCTAGAAGCTTATTCTTCGGTGATTAGGCTCCTCTATGCTTATATGCTCTTCTATATTGGAGAAAGCATTTTGTTGCACAAAGTCCTAGTTCACGATGCACAAAGCCTTTTGTTGCACAAAGTGCTGCTTTTCAAAATTCAACAATGAAtatcattaattttataaattttaataaaatgtGTCATGAATAATTAATAGTCCCaagttaacatagttaattttaaattaattaatttatatgattaatttatataattattttaacatcattaattttattaatttatataattaatttaacatcattaattttattaatttatatgaaCATCATTAACTTTTATaaatttatcattaattttatgTTCAAGAATTGCAAATCATGGTGCTGGTTTTTACCTAGTTAACTATGCATGTTATGTCTCTAGCAAGATTAGTAATAAATTGCTTTTGGAAGTGATGGGAGTTGGTTTTATGTTGATATTAGTCCAGGAAAGAATGTGAATACCGATGGCAAAGCCTCACATGAAGAAGCCAACAGTTGTTGACAGTACTACTGGTCAGAGGAAAGACAGCAGGTTTGCATAAGACAAGCTCTCATTCTATCATACGTCATCTCCTGGTCAAACATCTCGAATCATATAATTTCTAAGGGTGTGGACAGGTTCAGGCATGTTTTCTTAGAAGAGGACAAGATAAATCATCCGACCAATTGAAAAAATAATTGCAGATTACACCTTCATACCTGCAGGTATGTATTCGGTATATATTGCAAGCTAAAGAACCTTCATTAATGTCTACTATAAAGTTAATTTAGATTCTTGATTTACTGGTCTCTTCTAAGTATctttaagcaaaaaagattctataGTTTTTACAAAATATATTTTGGAGCACTTGTTATCCCTTGCAAATAATGAAATTTGGCTACCTGTTAATTAAATTGCTAAATGAGAAAAGGCTCATTATTCTCATCAGACAAGTATTCACCTCGAAGTGAGTAAAATCAGCTAGTTTGTGTCATCTATGACTGATGTATTTTGTTCATGTGGTCTACCTTTTGCATGATTAAAATGTTTTCCCCAAAAGTTTGTCCTTCTAaccaaggatttaaatctcagtATGGCACTGATACCAGTCGCATGCCAGATCGGTATGGCACCAGTACATACAATGTATCGAGGCTTTGTATGGATATGGATCACTACCGATTGATAGGGAGGgagggatgagagagagagagagagtggatggGGATGGGCAGCAACACCGCGAGAGAAGGAGAAGCCGCAAcaacaaaagaagagaagaagacaaaAAGAAAGGTTATAACGGAGGCTGGCACTGAGTGATAGGCTTACTGCTCTGTTTAGCTCAGTATCAACCAAAGATGGGTGATGTATTACACTTCTGGAACATGAGGCCTGACGCCACTCTAGATTCATCTACTTTGCATGGTGTGTTGCTTAGTATTTGACCAGCTAAATCAAATCTAGATTTTAATTGTTTTTGTTGTTTACAGCTAGGTTTCAATTACTGACTATATATTGAAATTTTCATAACGTTATCAAACCTGGTGCAGGTGGATGTCCTGTTATTAGAGGAAATAAGTGGCCTTCTACAAAATGGATATGCATGAGCTTAATTATAAAACTAAAGAAGGTACTTTGCTTCTTCAACCTACTAAGACCTTGAGAAATTTTAGAGGAGCTTCCTGAAAGTTAATGAGAAATATAACCTTCTTTTGCTGTGTCAGAAAGAAAGGATGAGCTTATTGCAAGTGCcgcatagttcatacaatgttcaatGTTCCTCAGTTTTAGTGCTTCAACCCCAACATAAGACTTCTAAAAAGTGTTCCCTATTTTTCTATCCTTTTTTATGTTACACGTTGAAATGATTTCAATTTTCCATTTATTGACATCCAGTTCCTTCACGTTTGTCTTCTGCAGGGGTGGGTGTTTCATGCGGCTGCTGCATGAGAAGAATTTTACATTAGTTTCTCCTCATGGATGCCATTTTGAGTTCTGTAAACTCTCCTTGGATCACATAGAGTCTTAGTTAAGGTGTGTTCTCATCGAGAATAGGAATGGTTTATTTAGCTGAGGTGGTATTTATACTTTTGCAGTCAGTTATACTGCTCAAGATGCCATTCTAAAGTTGTTCTTTGTATTGTACTGAATTGAACACACATCAAACAGTAAGCAACTGCTATGGcagtaaaagagcagaaggcaaaTTAGATGCCTTAGTTTTGTTTTTTGTGCAATTCATGATTCACAGCTTGGTCCTCCTTGGGTACAAATCATTTgctgtggttttttttttttttctcgtgttATGTACGTCGATGCTAATGCAGTTGTCTGACTGTCTCCGACGAAGATAAGGTATGTTCTCATCGTGGCGACACTCACCTCAACGAGGAGTGCATCGCAAACCTCATCGCCTCCCGTCTCGTGTTGCTTTACATATGCGTCGACACTAATGTAGTTGGCGAGCAGCAATTGCATCGATGTTGATGTAGATAGTCATGGCGTTGCAACATCTATGGCAAAGATGGTAGTCATCTTATCGTTGACCCATTAGGTGAATCCTAACCTCGACTCAAAGTTGGGGTCATCGGAGCTCCTGTTGCTCCCCCCGTTGTTGCATTAGTTCTGGCACCATCTCTCGCCAAGAGACCCTTTCGTCGCTCTGCACCAGCGTCAACATTGACGCAGTTGTCGAGAGATAAAAGGGTTGCTCTTCATCTGCATCGACATTGATGCAGAGTGATATCGCTCGACATCTATGTCGATGTTGACAGGTGGAGGGACTCGAGAATGTTACAGTGGAGGCTGCGATAAGTGGTAGATGTGGAGGCAAGGGTGTCGCCCACACCGTTGATAGTGAAGACGAGGTGGCGATGGCCATGACTGATGAGGCGGAAGCGCTAGCGGAGGTAGAGGTTATGTTCACCTCTATCGTTGTTGTCGTCCTCCTCCTTGTTTTCCTTTACCTCTTCGGGTTGAGATTGGGATCCTCGCCCAACGGGTTAATGGCAAGGGGACCACCAACTTTGCCGTAGATATCGTGATAACCACCACCATATGTCGCTCGACAACTATAATAACATCAACGCAGATGGTGGTGGTCATTGCGGCATGGGGTAGGCGACGATGAGGTTGGCGACACGCTCCTTATGGAAGCGGGCAACGTCATAGTGAGAGCAGACCTTATCATCATTGGAGGTGGTCAGACAACTACATTGGTGTAGACGCTAATAGCGTCGTTGTCCACCAtcgaacattaaaattatattttttacccTTTGTTTTCATCGGTAAAACTAATGACATTAGGGTAAATAgaactagatgtttcactttgatAACTGGATGCTAATATaacttattaaaatatataaactataatattaaatataattaactacggtataatatgtaattagtccggAACTTATTTATTAAGCTTTGTTAGCTATGAACGAAACCTGATATGCTGATTCACATAAATTGACCtcttatacatatataaatatgaaaattattatGTCACGATATGGTCC belongs to Musa acuminata AAA Group cultivar baxijiao chromosome BXJ3-5, Cavendish_Baxijiao_AAA, whole genome shotgun sequence and includes:
- the LOC135638834 gene encoding probable prolyl 4-hydroxylase 7, whose translation is MGDVLHFWNMRPDATLDSSTLHGGCPVIRGNKWPSTKWICMSLIIKLKKKERMSLLQVPHSSYNVQCSSVLVLQPQHKTSKKGGCFMRLLHEKNFTLVSPHGCHFEFCKLSLDHIES